A genomic segment from [Flavobacterium] thermophilum encodes:
- the acyII gene encoding Penicillin acylase 2 precursor, which translates to METVVHAPQKKKRWKRLAWQAVALAVIAFVGIGLFANAYINRSLPMTEGELTVPGLLDEVRVVRDADGVPHILSKNEHDLFFSQGFVQAQDRLFQMDLSRRQASGQLSEVVGDATIERDKFFRTLGLRRAAEASYDMYSDEAKRVLEAFAQGVNAYIALAKQTGKLPLEFRLLSYEPAPWTPVDSLAIGKYMAFDLGGHWEGQAFRYWALRHLPKEKAYDLFPSYPKEAPTILPAYEQVHIDVERVFAAAVLPSEWNGSNNWVLSGRKTKSGQPMLANDPHLSLSTPSIWYQMHLKAPTVNVSGVIFAGVPGIIIGHNNDIAWGVTNTGPDVQDLYIEKRNPANKRQFLYNGRWEEAKVIEEPIRVKGGKTIPYKVTVTRHGPVISEFASPADGDAVFALRWTALDPSTELQAVLEMNKAKNWGQFERALEHFHAPTQNFVFAAKDGTIAYKANGKIPIRKKGNGLLPVPGWTDEYEWIGFIPFDRLPRVINPKEGFIATANNKVIGDSYPYHLSHHWAQPYRYMRIAGMLQSKDDWTLEEMQKLQMDQMNLWAKEFVPLLLEQVAGEPLSEQAKAALSELRRWDFVDRKDEAAPLIFHHWMAAIADVLFDDDIPPAVDRLFEGKKSIVDELLRRAAKGDVSPWFADQGGVSRVLATALDRTVRQLIDKYGNDPEKWKWGDDHRLFFAHPLSNASPVLQFFFNREQPIPVGGSDVTVQAASYTKDGIVNHGASWRFVIDVADIGHGWHIVGPGQAGHFRSPWYHDQIDDWVNGTYHVTSLGKVKGSTLRLRPKQVVAK; encoded by the coding sequence ATGGAAACGGTTGTTCATGCACCGCAGAAAAAGAAGCGATGGAAACGGCTCGCATGGCAGGCCGTGGCGCTCGCCGTGATCGCGTTTGTTGGCATCGGCCTTTTTGCAAACGCTTACATAAATCGTTCGTTGCCAATGACGGAAGGCGAGCTCACAGTTCCAGGGTTGCTTGATGAGGTGCGCGTGGTTCGCGACGCTGACGGCGTTCCCCACATTTTGTCGAAAAATGAGCACGATTTGTTTTTTTCTCAAGGGTTTGTGCAGGCGCAAGATCGGCTGTTTCAAATGGATTTAAGCCGCCGCCAGGCATCGGGGCAGCTGAGCGAGGTGGTGGGCGATGCCACCATCGAACGCGACAAGTTTTTCCGCACTCTTGGATTGCGCCGCGCGGCCGAGGCGTCGTATGACATGTACTCGGACGAAGCGAAACGAGTGCTTGAGGCGTTTGCCCAAGGAGTCAACGCGTATATCGCATTGGCCAAACAAACCGGCAAACTGCCGCTCGAATTTCGGCTGCTCAGCTATGAGCCAGCGCCATGGACGCCAGTTGACTCATTGGCTATTGGCAAATATATGGCGTTTGACCTCGGCGGCCATTGGGAAGGGCAGGCATTTCGCTATTGGGCGCTTAGGCACTTGCCAAAAGAAAAGGCGTACGATCTGTTTCCTTCGTATCCGAAAGAGGCACCGACGATTTTGCCAGCGTATGAACAGGTGCATATCGATGTGGAACGGGTGTTTGCTGCAGCGGTTTTGCCGTCCGAGTGGAACGGAAGCAACAATTGGGTGTTAAGCGGCCGGAAAACGAAAAGCGGACAGCCGATGCTGGCGAACGATCCGCATTTGTCGCTGTCCACGCCATCCATTTGGTACCAAATGCATTTAAAAGCGCCGACCGTCAATGTGAGCGGCGTCATCTTTGCCGGCGTCCCCGGCATCATTATCGGGCATAACAACGATATTGCCTGGGGAGTGACGAACACCGGACCCGATGTGCAAGATTTGTATATTGAGAAACGGAACCCGGCCAACAAGCGGCAATTTTTGTACAATGGCCGATGGGAAGAGGCCAAAGTCATAGAAGAGCCGATTCGGGTGAAAGGTGGAAAAACCATCCCGTACAAGGTGACGGTGACACGGCACGGTCCGGTCATTTCTGAATTCGCGTCCCCGGCTGATGGAGATGCGGTATTCGCTTTGCGGTGGACAGCGCTCGATCCGTCAACCGAACTGCAGGCTGTGCTGGAAATGAACAAGGCGAAAAATTGGGGGCAGTTTGAACGGGCGCTCGAACACTTCCATGCGCCGACGCAAAATTTCGTTTTCGCGGCGAAAGATGGGACGATTGCGTACAAGGCGAACGGAAAAATTCCGATCCGCAAAAAGGGAAACGGACTTCTTCCTGTTCCGGGCTGGACGGATGAGTATGAGTGGATCGGCTTCATTCCGTTTGATCGCCTCCCGCGTGTCATCAATCCGAAGGAAGGATTTATTGCCACGGCCAACAATAAAGTGATCGGCGACAGCTATCCGTACCATTTAAGCCACCATTGGGCCCAGCCGTACCGCTACATGCGGATCGCCGGGATGCTGCAAAGCAAAGATGACTGGACGCTCGAAGAGATGCAGAAGCTGCAAATGGATCAAATGAACTTATGGGCAAAAGAGTTTGTCCCGCTTTTGCTTGAGCAAGTGGCGGGCGAGCCGCTTTCCGAGCAGGCGAAGGCGGCCCTTAGTGAGTTGCGGCGGTGGGATTTCGTCGACCGCAAGGATGAAGCGGCTCCGCTCATTTTCCATCACTGGATGGCGGCAATCGCCGACGTCCTTTTTGACGATGACATTCCGCCGGCGGTCGATCGGCTGTTTGAAGGGAAAAAGAGCATCGTTGATGAGCTGCTGAGGCGGGCGGCCAAAGGAGACGTCTCGCCATGGTTTGCGGATCAAGGCGGTGTTTCCCGCGTGCTCGCAACGGCGCTTGATCGCACAGTCCGCCAATTGATTGACAAATATGGGAATGACCCAGAAAAGTGGAAGTGGGGAGACGATCATCGGCTGTTTTTTGCCCACCCGTTATCGAACGCCTCGCCTGTGCTGCAGTTTTTCTTTAACCGCGAGCAGCCGATCCCGGTCGGCGGCAGCGATGTCACCGTGCAGGCGGCGAGTTATACAAAGGATGGCATCGTCAATCATGGCGCTTCTTGGCGATTTGTCATCGATGTGGCGGACATCGGGCACGGATGGCACATTGTCGGCCCCGGCCAGGCCGGCCATTTCCGCAGCCCGTGGTATCATGACCAAATCGACGACTGGGTCAACGGGACGTACCATGTGACAAGTTTAGGAAAAGTCAAGGGCAGCACATTGCGGTTGCGGCCGAAACAAGTGGTGGCGAAATAA
- a CDS encoding Fructosamine-3-kinase, with translation MTKETMLQMALESIGDHSHIRHWRRVSGGDINDVYRVQSGKQTYFIKMQRFPPSGFFAAEQMGLELIRQARAINVPHTFGFGEADGWGWLVLEWIEGTETEQTAEQLGRGLARLHQCRGPAFGLDRDTYIGMLPQRNGWYGRWTDYYRDARLRPQITRAAERGLLPVKRRKRLEWLLERLDQWLPDDCFPSLLHGDLWSGNWIPGPDGVPYLIDPSVLYGHHEFEIAFTELFGGFPVRFYESYRELMPLSADYHDRKPLYQLFYLLVHLHLFGETYGSAVDRVLERYAGE, from the coding sequence ATGACCAAAGAAACGATGTTGCAAATGGCGCTCGAATCGATCGGCGACCACTCCCACATCCGCCATTGGCGCCGCGTATCAGGCGGCGACATCAATGACGTCTATCGCGTCCAAAGCGGCAAACAAACGTACTTTATCAAAATGCAACGTTTCCCGCCGAGTGGATTTTTCGCTGCCGAACAGATGGGCCTCGAGCTGATCAGGCAAGCACGCGCCATCAACGTTCCGCATACCTTCGGCTTCGGGGAAGCGGACGGCTGGGGCTGGCTCGTCTTGGAGTGGATCGAAGGAACAGAAACGGAACAGACGGCCGAACAGCTCGGCCGCGGCCTTGCCCGCCTCCATCAATGCCGCGGACCGGCGTTCGGGCTTGACCGCGATACCTATATCGGCATGCTGCCGCAGCGCAACGGCTGGTACGGCCGCTGGACCGACTATTACCGCGACGCCCGCCTTAGACCACAAATAACGCGAGCGGCGGAGAGAGGCCTCCTGCCCGTCAAGCGGCGCAAACGTCTCGAATGGCTGCTCGAGCGGCTTGACCAATGGCTCCCGGATGACTGTTTTCCGTCGCTTTTGCATGGCGATTTATGGAGCGGCAACTGGATTCCAGGACCAGACGGAGTGCCGTATTTGATCGATCCGTCTGTTTTATATGGCCATCATGAGTTTGAGATCGCGTTTACCGAGCTGTTTGGCGGCTTCCCAGTCCGGTTTTATGAGAGCTATCGCGAGCTTATGCCGCTCTCGGCTGATTATCATGACCGAAAACCGCTCTACCAGCTGTTTTACTTGCTCGTTCATCTCCATTTATTCGGCGAAACATACGGCAGCGCGGTTGACCGCGTGTTGGAACGGTATGCGGGGGAGTAG